A region of Vigna radiata var. radiata cultivar VC1973A chromosome 6, Vradiata_ver6, whole genome shotgun sequence DNA encodes the following proteins:
- the LOC106764701 gene encoding alpha-soluble NSF attachment protein 2, with protein MGDHLARAQDFESKAEKRLSGWGLFGSKFEDAADLFDKSANSYKLAKSWDQAGATYIKLANCHLKLESKHEAAQAYVDAAHCYKKTNINEAVSCLDNAVNIFCEIGRLSMAARYLKEIAELYEAEQNIEQAVIYFERAADFYENEEVNTSANQCKQKVAQYSAQLEQYQRSIEIYEEIARQSLNNNLLKYGVKGHLLNAGICQLCRGDVVAINNALERYQDIDPTFSGTREYRFLSDIAAAIDEEDVGKFTEVVKEFDSMTPLDSWKTTLLLRVKDKLKAKELEEDDLT; from the exons ATGGGCGATCATTTGGCTAGGGCCCAGGATTTCGAGAGCAAGGCAGAGAAGAGGCTCAGCGGTTGGGGTTTGTTTGGCTCCAAATTCGAGGACGCCGCTGATCTCTTCGACAAATCCGCCAATTCCTACAAGCTGGCCAAATCAT GGGACCAAGCAGGAGCCACTTACATCAAATTGGCGAATTGTCATTTGAAG TTGGAAAGCAAGCATGAAGCTGCCCAAGCTTATGTTGACGCTGCGCATTGctataaaaaaactaacataaatG AGGCTGTATCTTGCTTAGACAATgctgtaaatattttttgtgagATTGGAAGACTCTCTATGGCTGCTAGATATTTGAAG GAAATTGCTGAGTTATATGAGGCTGAACAAAATATCGAGCAGGCGGTAATTTACTTTGAAAGAGCAGCtgatttttatgaaaatgaagaagtgaACACTTCTGCAAACCAGTGCAAGCAAAAAGTTGCTCAATACTCTGCCCAGCTAGAACA ATATCAGAGGTCAATTGAGATTTATGAAGAGATTGCTCGCCAGTCTCTAAACAATAATTTACTGAAGTATGGAGTTAAAGGACATCTTCTTAATGCTGGCATTTGCCAACTTTGTAGAGGCGATGTTGTTGCTATTAACAATGCACTGGAGCGATATCAG GATATAGATCCAACATTTTCAGGAACACGTGAATATAGATTTCTTTCA GATATTGCTGCTgcaattgatgaagaagatgttGGAAAGTTTACTGAAGTTGTAAAAGAATTTGATAGCATGACCCCTCTG GACTCTTGGAAGACAACACTTCTTTTGAGGGTGAAGGACAAACTGAAAGCCAAAGAACTTGAGGAGGATGATCTTACTTGA